AAATCAAAACTTCCGGTAATCAGGAGATTGTCCCCTGTATAAGAATCTATTCTGAAATCATCAATATTCGTTTTCTCAACAATCTCATTGATTCGCTTAAAGACGTCCATCACCACTCCACCAGTTCCCTTTGAATACATTGCACTAACGGCACTCCTGCCACCATCAGATCATCTTACCACATTCATCATACACACCCGAAATATCCACGTCAGGAAGCGAAACAGATCCTCCTGCTGACGCATCACCCCGTCCCCCGATCCTCCGAAGGCGGATGCCCCAGTACCTGCCGATACTGGGCCGAGAACTGAAAGACACTCGCAAACCCCAACAGGTGCGCGACTTCTCCCACCCGCAGCCCCTCATGCTGCATCAGCCGCCGTGCGAATTCCATGCGGGTCCGTCTCAGAAACTGTTTGGGACTCTCTCCCATCTGCTCGCGAAACAACCGTCTGAGATGCGGCTCCGAGAGCCCCGCAGTCTCCGCCAGCGCGCTGATCCGATGATTCTGATCCGGGGCCGCTTCAATCAGCCGCACCACCTTCCGCAGTCGATCATCCAGCCGTCGCTGTGTGCCTTGATCGCCCTCCGGAAACATCAGCCGCACCGCAGCCGCCAAGAGACAGCCCCCCGCATCCGCCTGTTCCGCCTGGATCGTTTTCAACAAACCAATGAGCGCCGACCGTTGTGGCTCCTGGCCAGGGAAGGGGACCGCACGTTCTTCCGTCAACCGCGCCGCCGCCTGAAATTCGACAAACAGATACGAAACCGACTCCCGACTAAAATACCGGTTCTCCCGCACCCCAGGCGCCAACAGCCCCAGCCAACCCGCAGTGACCTGAAACGATTCCTCGGCGATGCGATACTCGCCGCTGCCCGACTCCACATACAGAAACCGGTAATGCGAGATCCGCCGGGGCCGCAGATGCAATTCCTGGTGAAACCGCACCCGGTTACTGGCAATATACTGAAATGAGTCTCCCATCACGACAGTTTCCCAATGATCGTTTTTGACATATAAATAACCGATTCTCCTATTCCTCAGTGGGATCGTCAACAGTAGGATGGCCGATTATGTTATCAGTGCTCCTCGCCAATTCGGTTCACTTTCGCCCGCTCGACCTGGCCGCGATCCTCGTCTATCTCACACTCATGGCGGGGATGGGACTCTGGTTTTCCCGCCGCAACCAGTCGACCGAACACTACTTCCTCGGCGATCGGAATTTCCCCGGCTGGGCCATCGGACTCTCCATGCTGGGTACTTCCATCAGTTCGGTCACGTTCCTCGCCTTCCCGGCAGCCGCGTTTGCACTCGACTGGAGACAGCTGATCTCCAACCTCACCTTACCCTTCGTTGCCGTGCTGGCCATCATCGTCTTCATTCCCTTTTTTCGCCGCGGCAACACCACCAGTGCCTTCGAATACCTGGGAGATCGTTACGGCAGCGTCCCGCGTCTGTACGGCACACTCAGTTTCATTCTCCTGCAACTGATCCGCCTCGGAAAAGTTCTCTTCCTGGTTTCGATTCCGGTCAGCCTGCTGACTGGTTGGGATATTCGTCTCGTGATCATAGGCGTCGGCATTTTCATCTCCTTCTACACCATCGCCGGCGGGATTGAAGCCGTCATCTGGACCGACGTCATTCAGACCATCGTCCTCTGGCTGGGAGGCATCCTCTGCTTCACCATCATTGTCCTACGTTTGCCTGGCGGACTCGCGCAGGTCTTCGAAGTCGGCTCAGCTCAAGGCAAATTCGGCGTCGGGTCGTTTGACTTCAACCTCACCGAACGTACCTTCTGGACCGTCTCGCTGCTGGGTATTCTGAACTGGCTCGCGATTTACTCCAGCGATCAGAATGTTATCCAGCGGTTTATTGCCGCCCGCAGTCTGCGCGAAGCTCGCAAAGCGACCACCATCTATTCGGTTCTGGCCGTGTTGACCTGGTCCTTCTTCTTTCTGATTGGTACCTGCGTCTTCGTCTTCTATCGCGTCTTTCCGGAAGCCGCGGTCGCAAACCTCCAGGCCGATGAAGTCTTCCCCTGGTTCATCCTCACGCAGGTTCCCGCGGGACTGGCCGGGCTGGTGATTTCCGGAGTCCTCGCGGCCGCCATGTCCAGCCTCGACTCATCAATCAACTCTATCGCCACTGTCACTACCGTCGACCTGCTTAAACCCTGGCTTGCACCGGGAAAAGACGACCGCTTCTACTTACGATTTGCCAGACTGATCGCAGTGTTTGCCTCGGTGCTGATGATCGGTGGCGCCGTCTTCTTCAGTTCCGTCGAGAAGGAAAGCATGAACGACCTGAGTTGGATTATCGCCTCCGTCTTCGGCGGCTGCCTGCTGGGCCTGTTCATGCTCGGCTTTTTCACCCGCCGCATTGATAATACGTCAGCCGTCATTGGACTATCAGGAGCGATTCTGGTCAACCTCTATCTCGGTCTGAGTACGGGCGGCTGGCTGCCGGAATCATGGTCGCTCGAAATTCATACTTATTGGGTTGGCCTGTTTGTCAATCTGGCCTTCATCGTCCTGGCTGTCTGTGTGAGTCTGTTTCGCGGTCCTAATTCCCGTGATCTCACTGGTCTGACCGTCTGGACTCTGGAGAAAAACTCATGAGTGCTATTTTGCAGACCGACATCGTGATTCTCGGAGGCACGCCGGCCGGCATCGCCGCTGCCATTGCTGCCGCCCGACTCGGACGCAGCGTGTTGTTGATCGAACCGCAGTCCCATCTCGGCGGCATGTCCACCAGCGGTCTGGGCAAAAGCGACGTCGAACGCCGCCACCTGATCGGCGGTCTGTTTCAGGAATTCACGCAGCGCATCCACCAGTACTACCTCGATCACTACGAGCCTGAATCAAAAGACGTGTCACTCTGTCAGAACGGTTACTACTTTGAACCCTCCGTCGCCGAAACCGTCTTCCACGACATGCTGGAACATCCTCAGATTAAGATCCTCACGAAACACAGGCTGGTCTCTGCCACGACCAGCGAAAACCGTCTGATCGCAATCGAGATCATCGATACGACAGCGGGTACATCACAGGCTGTCCGCGCACAGACCTTCATTGATGCGACGTACGAAGGCGACCTTTTCGCCGCTGCGGGTGCCGACTTCCGCCTGGGACGCGAATCCCGCAACGAATTCAATGAACCCCACGCTGGCCAAATCTATTTCGACTATCAACGACAACAGTTTCTTCCCGGCAGCACCGGGGCGGGTGACGACCGACTCCCCGCATACACATATCGCCTCTGTCTGACAACCGATCCGGCCAACGCCGCTCAACTGACAGAACCGCCTCCCGACTACGACCGCAGTCATTATCTTGGCTATTTCGAGGATCTCGCCGCGGGTCGTCTGGCCGGCCCGCTGCAGCTCAAACCGGGCCGGGGCTACGAACCGGCGCACTTTAACACCATGGTCCGGGCATTCAGTATCACGCCACTCCCCAACCGAAAAACTGACGTGAATATCAACCCGCGTCCGCTCGGCTTCCCCTTTCCGGAACTGAATCGCGGCTATGTCATGGGAGACACTGCAACACGTTTAGCAATCAGCACAAACATACGCAACCGGACTCTCGGGCTGCTCTGGTTTCTGCAAAATGACAAGCAAATCCCCCCTGCACAGCGTGAGATCGCCTGCCAATATCATCTCCCGTCAGATGAATTTACCGACAACGATCATTTCCCCTGGCAGCTGTATATCCGCGAGGCCCGCCGTCTGAAAGGAGAGTTCACACTCACGGAGCGGCAGATCACGCATCAGCCGGAGCAGGGGATAAACCAGAGTGAAATCGAAGCCTTCCCTGACACGATTGCCATTGGCGAATTCCCGATCGATAGTTTTCCCTGTCAGACACGACAGCCGGGCGATACGATCGTTCTCGAAGGTTACCTGGGCATGCTCGATCAGATTACCCGACCGTATGAGATCCCGTATCGGATTATGATCCCACAGACCATTGACGGGCTCATTGTTCCAGTTGCCGCTTCAACAACGCACGTCGCTTTTTCTTCTATTCGAATGGAACCCACCTGGATGGCTCTAGGACAGGCGGCTGGAATCGCCGCACATCTGGCAATCCAGGCACAGTGCGCCCCGCGAAACATTCCGATTAACGAACTACAACAACAACTGGCCCGTGTGGGTCAGATCCTGAAACATCATCCTGCTTCGACAAGCTCTTCAGCCAAGGAACCACTGTCATGAAACATCTGCTTCTCACGCTCACCGTTTTGTCCCTCACAACCAGTTTCCCCACACTGTCTGCCGCAGAAGAGAAA
The sequence above is a segment of the Gimesia algae genome. Coding sequences within it:
- a CDS encoding AraC family transcriptional regulator, producing the protein MGDSFQYIASNRVRFHQELHLRPRRISHYRFLYVESGSGEYRIAEESFQVTAGWLGLLAPGVRENRYFSRESVSYLFVEFQAAARLTEERAVPFPGQEPQRSALIGLLKTIQAEQADAGGCLLAAAVRLMFPEGDQGTQRRLDDRLRKVVRLIEAAPDQNHRISALAETAGLSEPHLRRLFREQMGESPKQFLRRTRMEFARRLMQHEGLRVGEVAHLLGFASVFQFSAQYRQVLGHPPSEDRGTG
- a CDS encoding sodium:solute symporter, whose product is MLSVLLANSVHFRPLDLAAILVYLTLMAGMGLWFSRRNQSTEHYFLGDRNFPGWAIGLSMLGTSISSVTFLAFPAAAFALDWRQLISNLTLPFVAVLAIIVFIPFFRRGNTTSAFEYLGDRYGSVPRLYGTLSFILLQLIRLGKVLFLVSIPVSLLTGWDIRLVIIGVGIFISFYTIAGGIEAVIWTDVIQTIVLWLGGILCFTIIVLRLPGGLAQVFEVGSAQGKFGVGSFDFNLTERTFWTVSLLGILNWLAIYSSDQNVIQRFIAARSLREARKATTIYSVLAVLTWSFFFLIGTCVFVFYRVFPEAAVANLQADEVFPWFILTQVPAGLAGLVISGVLAAAMSSLDSSINSIATVTTVDLLKPWLAPGKDDRFYLRFARLIAVFASVLMIGGAVFFSSVEKESMNDLSWIIASVFGGCLLGLFMLGFFTRRIDNTSAVIGLSGAILVNLYLGLSTGGWLPESWSLEIHTYWVGLFVNLAFIVLAVCVSLFRGPNSRDLTGLTVWTLEKNS
- a CDS encoding FAD-dependent oxidoreductase; the encoded protein is MSAILQTDIVILGGTPAGIAAAIAAARLGRSVLLIEPQSHLGGMSTSGLGKSDVERRHLIGGLFQEFTQRIHQYYLDHYEPESKDVSLCQNGYYFEPSVAETVFHDMLEHPQIKILTKHRLVSATTSENRLIAIEIIDTTAGTSQAVRAQTFIDATYEGDLFAAAGADFRLGRESRNEFNEPHAGQIYFDYQRQQFLPGSTGAGDDRLPAYTYRLCLTTDPANAAQLTEPPPDYDRSHYLGYFEDLAAGRLAGPLQLKPGRGYEPAHFNTMVRAFSITPLPNRKTDVNINPRPLGFPFPELNRGYVMGDTATRLAISTNIRNRTLGLLWFLQNDKQIPPAQREIACQYHLPSDEFTDNDHFPWQLYIREARRLKGEFTLTERQITHQPEQGINQSEIEAFPDTIAIGEFPIDSFPCQTRQPGDTIVLEGYLGMLDQITRPYEIPYRIMIPQTIDGLIVPVAASTTHVAFSSIRMEPTWMALGQAAGIAAHLAIQAQCAPRNIPINELQQQLARVGQILKHHPASTSSSAKEPLS